The Gadus chalcogrammus isolate NIFS_2021 chromosome 14, NIFS_Gcha_1.0, whole genome shotgun sequence sequence catagtacagttaacggatcgctagataacacttgttattactttatatttgtattgtatttcattttttaatcaaatttagctagtaaactgagtgtttaaagcgggtttcaaaaaacattcgcgctcatgttgccaaagacgaaataacataatacagaaaacggatcgctagataacacttgtttttactttatatttgtattgtatttcattgtttaatcaaatttagcaagtaaactgagtgtttaaagcaggtcaaggacgaaatagcacaatacagataacggatcgctagatagaaggttcgcgaatgttcgttaacctttcacgtcattcgacgcgatcgtccgttgccaggcaacggacgacgcgatcatctgttgccgggcaggtttggaatggattacgtattgatgacacgcccggtacaaatttggcagccggtacaaatttagtgtgacagctccTCTGATCTTCCACTCATGGTCCAACTGTTGCATGTACATGAGCTCACCTTCACAGCCTCCAGGATGCGGATGGCACTGGCCAGGTCATCCAGTCTGCGACAAGCCCTCAGGGCAGAGTCCAAGATCTTGGCCTCAGGCACCAGGTCGTACCCAATAAGGGTGTTCATGCCTTTTGACATAATAAAAACACCCAAATTAACACATTTCTAGTTATGAATGATTAACATTACCATTATATTATTTCTGTTAAAGCCTGACCTTTCTTCAACTCCCAGGCATCAATGTCTGGCTTGCTAAAGTAGGTCACCCAGCGAGCATCAAACTCCTCATCCGTCTCAACCTTCCCATGGGAGAAGGATCTGGAAGCCAAAGGAGCTTCAGAAGAAAATATCAATGGTTACAATCCCGTTTCAAGGGGTCCGTGAGTGGAAGCAATTTGTAGCGCCAGTTATCGTTGTAAACTTATTTCataaaatgtaataattaaTCTCGAGGCAAATGGCTTTTTAGGGCAATGTGTAATTGTACCGTTTGTGTAAGCAGTGATTCATAGAATGGACTATCGGTTGAATAGCGGGTAATAGTCAGCCGCAGATTCGATATTCGCTGTATATTCGGTTTTCATTTACCCACAGCGACATGTTGCTCCTATCGATATCTGTGCGAGAAACGCTATTGAATCAACGTCCTGCCTGCCATCTGTTTTAGGGACTGTCTACAAATTACACCCCACAGACTGTTGGCATAAACGTTACCAtagaattgtttcaggaaagaaatcaccacaaatcacttgaaacatattttctcattctgattgctgtagtacttgccaatggtgggcttttacatactacgggtcattatttgttgacattttgcataatagtgaaacacagcaattaatagtttaaaatattaatttcatcctgtttcactattatgcaaaatgtcaacaattaatgaCCCTTattaagtaaaagcccaccattggcgaGTACTagagcaatcagaatgagaaaatgtagttgtattgatttttggtgaatattttaaactattgattgcatcctcattcgctaaaatgcaaaatgtcaacaaataatgacccgtagtaaataaaagcccaccattggcaggtaggcctactacagcaatcagaatgagaaaatgtagttttattgatttttggggaatattttaaactattaactgcatcctgtttcactattatgcaaaataataatgacccgtagtaaataaaagcccaccattggcaagtactacagcaatcagaatgagaataTGTGTTTATATTGATTTATGGTGATTTCTTtactgaaacaattccatggtaacgtctatGTCACCAGTCTGTGGGGTGTAATTTGtggacggtccctaaaacagattGCAGCCGGACCGTAGATTACAGCGCTGTTCTTGCACAGATATCGATAGCAACAACTAATTTCGGTGCGATTTTTTGTCAATAAGCTGTCCTATACTCTCCTCAACATACCACACCCGTAATATAGTGCAATTGTGTTGATTAGGCCGATTGCGGGATGAATCCGATTGCAAAActgaatatccggcgaatatccaACCTGCTGCTAACTTTTACCCGCTCGGTTGAATCCAGAACGTCAGTAGTCGTGCGATAGGGATGCGCAAATTAGGTTAGAAGACTGCTCAGGAAATGtaacggtgcggccacaccaaacgcgttactcgcgttggataacgcgagtaacgcacctaacctgacgcttgatcattgtggggtggttactcggttcaacgcttccaacgcgtcaacgcgccaacgcagctagatgagtccatgttcatgcaagtgaacggagcgttccctcttcgtcataactatcaaaccaaacagccttcacattcaccgagcgaacattatgaaagtaaaatgcacatttctcgctaaaaatgtttccataaacgcatttaatggcgtaactatgttactatttccacccagaataaagatagttgtcggccgtggctgcgctggagt is a genomic window containing:
- the LOC130403431 gene encoding cytochrome c oxidase subunit 5A, mitochondrial-like; this encodes MFRAVLRLSSSGVRSVVKARPAYSAPLASRSFSHGKVETDEEFDARWVTYFSKPDIDAWELKKGMNTLIGYDLVPEAKILDSALRACRRLDDLASAIRILEAVKDKSGPHKDIYPYLIQELGPTLAELGISTPEQLGIDKL